In Sphingobacteriaceae bacterium, the following proteins share a genomic window:
- a CDS encoding ExsB family protein, whose translation MLKCSNCILTSEDSDVFALDEKGICNYCNYYYSSVNKLGDAAQRKKWLDTKVNEIKLAGKGKAYDCILGVSGGVDSSYLAYWTKQQGLRPLMVHFDNGWNSELAVKNIESLCDRLGYELQTHVINWEEFKELQLAYLKAGVVDIEAITDHAIYSTILNIAQKYKIKYTINGFNFATEAIMPKGWAFDKMDWKNIVDIYSKYGSGKPLKTFPHVTFWKKLYYHWFLKLESIQVLNYLNYNKDQAVEVITKEVGWRNYGGKHHESIFTKFYQTYILPQKFKIDKRRAHLATLICSGQVTKEQALLELQKPPYNPEEILKEREYVLKKLGLSEEAFEKIMQEKPRSHFEFKTEKQMWSNYFKFLKILKPWKK comes from the coding sequence ATGTTAAAGTGTAGCAATTGTATATTAACCAGCGAAGATTCAGATGTGTTTGCGCTCGACGAAAAAGGTATCTGTAATTATTGTAACTATTATTATAGTTCGGTAAACAAACTTGGCGACGCAGCGCAGCGGAAAAAATGGCTGGATACCAAAGTAAATGAAATTAAGCTAGCAGGTAAAGGAAAAGCATATGACTGTATATTAGGGGTTAGTGGAGGGGTGGATAGCTCGTATCTTGCTTACTGGACAAAGCAGCAAGGTTTGCGCCCGCTGATGGTGCACTTCGACAATGGATGGAACAGCGAACTGGCCGTTAAAAACATTGAGAGCCTCTGCGATAGGTTAGGATATGAATTGCAAACACATGTTATTAATTGGGAAGAGTTTAAAGAGTTGCAACTGGCCTATTTAAAGGCCGGAGTGGTGGATATAGAAGCCATCACCGACCACGCTATTTATTCCACAATTTTAAATATTGCCCAGAAGTATAAAATTAAATACACCATTAACGGGTTTAATTTCGCCACAGAAGCTATCATGCCCAAAGGATGGGCTTTTGATAAAATGGACTGGAAAAACATTGTGGATATTTACAGTAAATACGGTTCCGGAAAACCACTTAAAACGTTTCCACATGTTACTTTCTGGAAAAAACTTTATTACCATTGGTTCTTGAAACTTGAGTCGATACAGGTATTAAATTACCTGAATTACAATAAAGACCAGGCAGTAGAGGTTATTACAAAAGAAGTTGGATGGCGCAATTATGGCGGTAAACATCACGAATCAATTTTTACGAAATTTTATCAGACATACATTCTGCCACAAAAATTTAAAATAGATAAACGTAGAGCGCATTTGGCCACGCTCATCTGCTCGGGCCAGGTTACTAAAGAACAAGCGCTGCTTGAATTGCAAAAGCCGCCCTATAACCCCGAAGAAATTTTAAAAGAGAGAGAATATGTTTTAAAAAAACTCGGACTTTCGGAGGAAGCATTTGAAAAAATTATGCAGGAAAAACCAAGAAGCCATTTTGAATTTAAGACCGAGAAACAGATGTGGAGCAACTACTTTAAATTTCTAAAAATTTTAAAACCCTGGAAAAAATAA
- a CDS encoding oxidoreductase — protein MSKIKFAIVGCGSIGKRHIAVLDAEPEAEIVAICDIDEKKCKEQAALYQNIPYYTSYDKMLSEIKADVVNVVTPHALHAEMTIKALDKKFNVLVEKPMALTMKDCNAMNAAAEKNKMKLWVVKQNRHNVPVKLAKDAIDKGMLGKIFMVKCDILWNRYQGYYDESPWRGKKKEEGGALFTQASHFIDLLVWWCGDVVDVKAFMETQNHNIETEDSGNVIVKFSSGAMGSINWTTCVYNKNYEGSITIVGEFGTIKIGGQYLNKIEFWDVRGYPLQEGIEFTDKPNAYGKYQGTSSNHDKVVKTIIETLRNNTVDVSAVEGFEGMRCVDAIEKMYNSLN, from the coding sequence ATGAGCAAAATTAAATTCGCCATAGTTGGTTGTGGCAGTATAGGAAAAAGACACATTGCAGTGCTGGATGCCGAGCCGGAAGCCGAGATCGTAGCAATTTGTGATATAGATGAAAAAAAATGCAAGGAGCAAGCGGCTTTGTATCAGAATATTCCCTATTACACCTCGTATGATAAAATGCTTTCAGAAATAAAGGCAGATGTGGTAAATGTTGTGACTCCGCACGCGCTCCACGCAGAAATGACTATCAAAGCATTAGATAAAAAATTTAATGTATTGGTTGAAAAACCAATGGCATTAACGATGAAAGATTGCAATGCCATGAATGCCGCTGCCGAAAAAAACAAGATGAAACTTTGGGTGGTAAAACAAAATCGTCATAATGTTCCTGTAAAACTTGCTAAGGATGCCATAGATAAAGGCATGCTTGGGAAAATTTTTATGGTAAAATGCGATATCCTGTGGAACCGCTATCAGGGTTATTACGACGAGTCGCCATGGAGGGGAAAAAAGAAGGAAGAAGGAGGCGCACTTTTTACGCAGGCTAGTCATTTTATTGATTTACTTGTTTGGTGGTGTGGCGACGTTGTGGATGTGAAAGCTTTTATGGAAACGCAAAATCACAACATTGAGACGGAAGATTCCGGAAATGTAATTGTGAAATTTTCTTCTGGTGCTATGGGTAGCATCAATTGGACAACCTGCGTATACAATAAAAATTACGAAGGGAGTATTACCATTGTGGGAGAATTTGGGACCATCAAAATTGGTGGTCAGTACCTGAATAAAATTGAATTCTGGGATGTAAGAGGATACCCTCTGCAGGAAGGAATAGAATTTACAGACAAACCCAACGCATACGGAAAATACCAGGGAACAAGTTCAAATCACGATAAGGTTGTAAAGACAATTATCGAAACACTTCGTAATAACACGGTGGATGTTAGCGCTGTGGAAGGCTTTGAAGGCATGCGCTGCGTGGATGCTATTGAAAAAATGTACAATTCACTTAATTAA
- a CDS encoding UDP-3-O-(3-hydroxymyristoyl)glucosamine N-acyltransferase yields the protein MSTSPKLFASAIKDVNFGKNVKIIEPVNIYGCSIGDETFIGPFVEIQKDVFIGERCKVQSHTFICELVTVGNDCFIGHGVMFVNDLFSNGGPARGNKALWKSTSIGNHVSIGSNATILPVTICDQVVIGAGAVVTKNITEPGTYVGNPAKKLK from the coding sequence ATGAGCACCTCTCCTAAACTATTTGCATCAGCTATCAAGGATGTCAACTTCGGTAAAAATGTAAAAATCATTGAACCCGTAAATATTTATGGTTGTTCTATTGGGGATGAAACTTTTATTGGCCCCTTTGTTGAAATTCAGAAAGACGTTTTTATTGGAGAACGCTGTAAAGTGCAATCACATACATTTATTTGCGAACTGGTAACAGTTGGTAACGATTGCTTTATTGGCCATGGGGTTATGTTTGTTAACGATTTATTTTCTAATGGTGGTCCCGCACGTGGAAATAAGGCTTTATGGAAATCCACCAGTATAGGCAACCATGTGTCAATCGGATCCAATGCTACCATTTTACCGGTAACTATTTGCGACCAGGTAGTGATTGGCGCAGGTGCAGTTGTTACAAAAAATATTACAGAGCCAGGTACCTATGTAGGAAATCCTGCAAAAAAACTAAAATAG
- a CDS encoding erythromycin biosynthesis sensory transduction protein eryC1, with translation MKIPFVDLQAQYQTIKEEIDTAMSNVMKETAFVGGAGNKYVRIFEEEFSKYLGVKHTISCANGTDSIEILLEAFGVGAGDEVIIPALSWISTSEAVGRIGAKPVFVDVNPDTLLIDVLRIEEKITKNTKVIMPVHLYGNAVDMISIMDIATKHKLIVIEDCAQSHGAKFNGKLAGTFGHAASFSFYPGKNLGAYGDAGAITTDTEEIASKCRMIGNHGQLKKHTHVMEGRNSRMDGLHAAVLSVKLKHLDKWNSQRNANALSYREKINNKSIQLPVENKHAYHVYHLFVIRTEKRDELKASLEKNNVEVAVHYPVALPFVDAYKKYGYTPEDFPVSFAETKKILSIPMFPELSNEQINTVSDLVNAF, from the coding sequence ATGAAAATACCATTTGTAGATCTGCAGGCGCAGTACCAGACAATTAAAGAAGAGATAGACACTGCTATGAGCAATGTTATGAAAGAAACCGCTTTTGTAGGCGGGGCAGGAAATAAATACGTGAGAATTTTTGAAGAAGAGTTTTCAAAATACCTTGGAGTTAAACACACTATCAGTTGTGCAAACGGCACAGATTCGATAGAGATATTGTTAGAAGCCTTTGGTGTGGGAGCTGGTGATGAAGTAATCATTCCTGCGTTATCCTGGATTTCAACCTCTGAAGCGGTGGGACGGATCGGCGCTAAACCGGTTTTTGTGGATGTTAACCCTGACACTTTACTGATCGATGTTTTAAGGATAGAAGAAAAGATCACAAAAAACACAAAAGTAATTATGCCGGTTCATTTGTATGGCAACGCTGTAGATATGATAAGTATTATGGACATTGCTACGAAACATAAGTTAATAGTTATTGAAGATTGTGCCCAATCTCACGGTGCGAAATTTAATGGCAAACTTGCTGGTACTTTTGGTCATGCAGCTTCCTTTAGTTTTTATCCCGGGAAAAATCTCGGTGCTTATGGAGATGCGGGAGCGATTACTACCGACACGGAAGAGATAGCATCGAAGTGCAGAATGATTGGTAACCATGGCCAATTGAAAAAACACACACATGTCATGGAAGGGAGAAACTCACGCATGGACGGTCTTCACGCAGCTGTACTTTCTGTAAAATTAAAACACCTTGATAAGTGGAACAGCCAGAGAAATGCGAATGCGCTCTCATACAGGGAAAAAATAAACAACAAGTCCATTCAACTTCCGGTTGAAAATAAGCATGCCTATCACGTTTATCATCTTTTTGTTATTAGAACTGAAAAGCGCGATGAACTCAAAGCTTCGTTGGAAAAAAATAACGTTGAAGTCGCCGTTCACTATCCAGTAGCCCTGCCCTTCGTAGATGCTTATAAAAAATATGGGTATACGCCCGAAGACTTTCCTGTGTCATTTGCGGAAACAAAAAAAATACTTTCTATTCCAATGTTCCCTGAATTATCAAACGAACAGATAAATACAGTGAGTGATCTGGTAAACGCCTTTTGA